A part of Manduca sexta isolate Smith_Timp_Sample1 chromosome 10, JHU_Msex_v1.0, whole genome shotgun sequence genomic DNA contains:
- the LOC119188926 gene encoding uncharacterized protein LOC119188926, with product MREADRALKYTYAPSAGTSSAAKRELRPAIAIKRKASNVYTLEQEEKQECLACSEAHVLTQCPKYKALSVEQRWNLIKEKKLCFKCANSTHRRITCKAKLCGVEQCRRPHHSSLHQAEKKPENTEVRDKEQVLSVTPKTNVGARTVLLKMCPVVVAGPRGEVRTHALLDEGATVTLMDEDLAEKIGADGPTQALHLSGVNMAQKEKASKLVTVRIRGVTEDEPHSIRARTIKHLKLHQQTIPAVLMKLKHLRDLPEELCYERARPGILLGADHWEHIVSRELRVGGRNEPAASRTLLGWVVHGTLPRSVITKKENVLHIYEREHDGLHNLVEDHFKIEALGVTPEPRVSDADRRAIATLKTSIRKIDCGYEVGLPWRQDNTAMPPSYNAALRRLRQIEHKMDASPEFAREYTAQVNNLIEKGYAVRCDGSESSSPVCWYLPHFAVQNPNKPGKQRLVFDAAATSHGVSLNDHLLEGPDMLMSLPGIMFRFRESAVAVTADIQEMFLRIKIRAEDQSAQQFLWRGNDRTNPPQRFKMTSMIFGAASSPFMAHFLYPRAAEAITKYHYMDDLVASYDTPGEAHEAIEEMKTVHAAAGFTLRGWNSNERVCSFATPPELRSNQPTQLGRASTQQDIGTAVGPGARRAGIQHSNEPSPERSKTQVRTPTKREALSTVMSIYDPLGLLSVYTIRAKIILQNLWRLKMSWDERVPEEDGKLFATWLSQLSAIGQLRIPRHYGPTSHERRIELHVMCDASEQAYAAVAYWRMVGQENVTLSLVAAKAKVAPRRTQTIPRLELQAAVIGARLADAVKKEHRIVAERTIYCTDSTTVIHWIRNDERRYTPSSRIVLREIAELTDKSEWRWLPTTHNVADEATRLRSDAVSEDSRWFRGPDFLLEPEQSWPTRDGSQDDEAEVLHVTGEPRKRNVGCPDPDPLLQV from the exons ATGCGAGAAGCGGACAGAGCGTTGAAATATACGTACGCTCCGTCTGCGGGAACGAGCAGCGCGGCGAAAAGAGAACTCAGACCGGCCATCGCGATCAAGAGAAAGGCGAGCAACGTATACACACTTGAACAAGAAGAAAAACAAGAGTGTCTGGCATGCAGCGAGGCGCATGTGTTAACGCAGTGCCCTAAGTACAAAGCACTTAGCGTCGAACAGCGATGGAACCTGATCAAAGAAAAGAAGCTGTGTTTTAAGTGTGCGAACAGTACTCATCGGCGCATAACATGCAAAGCCAAGCTGTGCGGTGTGGAACAGTGTCGTCGTCCGCATCACTCATCGCTGCATCAAGCGGAAAAGAAACCGGAAAACACAGAGGTACGTGACAAGGAACAAGTATTGTCAGTGACGCCGAAAACGAACGTCGGCGCACGCACCGTGCTTCTGAAGATGTGCCCGGTCGTAGTCGCCGGTCCACGGGGGGAGGTGAGAACGCACGCTCTCCTCGACGAAGGTGCCACGGTGACATTGATGGATGAAGATCTCGCCGAGAAGATAGGTGCAGACGGCCCTACACAAGCACTGCACCTAAGCGGCGTTAACATGGCTCAAAAGGAAAAAGCCAGCAAGTTGGTGACGGTGCGAATTAGAGGTGTGACAGAAGACGAGCCACACTCAATACGAGCAAGAACAATAAAGCACCTGAAACTGCACCAACAGACCATTCCGGCAGTGCTTATGAAGTTGAAGCATTTAAGGGACCTGCCGGAAGAATTGTGCTATGAACGAGCGCGCCCAGGCATCTTATTGGGCGCGGATCATTGGGAGCACATTGTGTCGCGAGAACTGCGAGTTGGCGGCCGCAACGAACCGGCTGCATCAAGAACGCTACTCGGCTGGGTGGTGCACGGTACGTTACCACGTAGCGTcataacaaagaaagaaaacgtGCTTCATATATACGAGCGGGAGCACGACGGACTGCATAACCTCGTGGAAGATCACTTCAAAATAGAAGCGCTCGGCGTCACACCAGAACCGAGAGTGAGTGACGCAGATCGACGAGCCATCGCCACATTGAAGACGTCTATAAGGAAGATAGACTGCGGGTACGAAGTCGGCTTGCCGTGGCGACAAGACAACACCGCCATGCCGCCGAGCTACAACGCGGCACTTCGACGCCTGCGACAAATCGAGCACAAGATGGACGCCTCGCCTGAATTTGCCCGCGAATATACTGCACAGGTGAATAACCTTATAGAAAAAGGATACGCAGTGAGGTGCGACGGGTCAGAATCATCGAGCCCCGTCTGTTGGTACCTCCCTCACTTCGCGGTGCAGAACCCGAACAAGCCTGGCAAGCAGAGGTTGGTGTTCGACGCAGCGGCGACAAGTCACGGGGTGAGTCTGAACGACCACTTACTGGAAGGCCCTGACATGTTGATGTCTCTGCCCGGAATAATGTTTCGGTTCCGGGAGAGCGCTGTAGCAGTCACAGCGGACATACAAGAAATGTTCCTGCGAATCAAGATCCGTGCCGAAGATCAGTCAGCGCAGCAATTTCTGTGGCGCGGTAACGACCGAACCAACCCGCCGCAGCGATTTAAGATGACCAGCATGATCTTCGGTGCAGCGAGTTCACCATTCATGGCGCACTTC CTGTATCCCAGAGCAGCGGAGGCCATCACCAAATATCACTATATGGACGACTTGGTGGCCAGCTACGATACACCCGGAGAAGCGCACGAAGCCATAGAGGAAATGAAGACGGTGCACGCGGCGGCGGGATTCACTCTGCGCGGTTGGAACTCGAACGAGAGAGTGTGTTCCTTCGCGACGCCCCCAGAGTTGCGCTCGAATCAGCCCACGCAACTGGGGAGAGCATCAACACAGCAAGATATTGGGACTGCGGTGGGACCCGGAGCGAGACGAGCTGGGATTCAACACAGCAATGAGCCGAGTCCCGAAAGAAGTAAAACGCAAGTGCGCACGCCCACCAAGAGAGAAGCCCTCAGTACAGTCATGTCGATCTACGATCCACTGGGACTTCTCAGCGTGTACACCATTCGCGCCAAGATCATCCTTCAGAACTTATGGCGCTTAAAGATGTCGTGGGACGAACGGGTGCCAGAGGAAGACGGCAAGCTGTTCGCGACGTGGTTGTCGCAACTGTCGGCGATCGGCCAGTTGCGCATTCCCCGACATTATGGACCGACGAGCCACGAGCGACGCATCGAGCTCCACGTTATGTGCGACGCCAGCGAGCAGGCCTACGCAGCGGTGGCGTATTGGCGGATGGTCGGCCAAGAGAACGTTACACTCTCTTTGGTGGCCGCCAAGGCGAAGGTGGCACCGCGACGGACGCAAACGATACCCCGCCTCGAGCTGCAAGCGGCGGTAATCGGGGCGCGCCTCGCTGACGCAGTGAAGAAGGAGCATCGCATCGTGGCGGAGAGAACTATATATTGTACTGACTCCACAACAGTCATCCACTGGATCCGGAACGACGAGCGACGGTACACACCTTCGTCGCGCATCGTTCTGCGGGAGATCGCCGAGCTCACCGACAAAAGTGAGTGGCGATGGCTACCCACGACGCACAACGTCGCCGATGAAGCCACTCGACTTCGGAGCGACGCCGTGAGTGAAGACAGCCGGTGGTTCCGGGGACCTGATTTCCTCCTCGAGCCCGAACAATCATGGCCCACGAGAGACGGAAGTCAGGACGACGAAGCAGAGGTCCTGCACGTCACAGGAGAGCCTCGAAAAAGGAACGTTGGTTGCCCGGACCCGGACCCGCTTCTCCAAGTATGA